One segment of Natranaeroarchaeum aerophilus DNA contains the following:
- a CDS encoding nucleic acid-binding protein, which produces MTLVAVSDAGPLIHLAEIDSLELLSTFDTLLVPETVYREVKAGGVPNGLADLSYGLVEADERRIEAEELDAGERAAIAVAKERGVVLLSDDLAARKAASDAGVEVHGTIGIIALGYSRGLLDRDEAVSRMRALQRETSLFVTEAVVERGIRMLDEQ; this is translated from the coding sequence GTGACGCTCGTGGCTGTCTCGGATGCAGGACCGCTCATTCACCTCGCCGAAATCGACTCGCTCGAACTCCTCTCGACGTTTGACACACTCCTCGTTCCAGAGACGGTGTACAGGGAGGTCAAAGCCGGTGGTGTTCCGAACGGGTTAGCCGACCTCTCGTACGGACTCGTTGAAGCCGACGAACGCCGAATTGAAGCTGAAGAACTGGATGCCGGAGAACGCGCCGCGATTGCGGTCGCAAAAGAGCGGGGAGTCGTTCTCCTGAGCGACGACCTCGCCGCCCGAAAGGCAGCGTCCGACGCGGGTGTCGAAGTACACGGCACCATCGGCATAATTGCGCTCGGTTACTCTCGGGGATTACTCGATAGAGACGAGGCGGTATCTCGGATGCGAGCACTCCAGCGTGAAACGAGTCTCTTCGTGACCGAGGCGGTCGTGGAGCGTGGGATCCGGATGCTGGACGAGCAGTAA
- a CDS encoding alpha-amylase family glycosyl hydrolase, producing the protein MIDPTDDSLADDRTGRREFLRGAAAASAAAFGVSTAGCATPGSDFGGPDAVDIPDIEASVTTDAEGEGVIYQYFHTPWADVEADLPMLTEAGIDAIWLPQPAVGKLDFQHLGTEDQEGFYEPEHPDFGHLEPHPPLGYQPVDLRDFDSVFGTEAELQSLVDAAHERGIEVIVDTVLNHVANPDPAPADRWGDSDDPTETTQLEWPQFEVEEHFTEVPAFNYRGEIENEQYDESLLGLPNLDVSHPEVQAAHEAYLTTIAEFGIDGIRFDAAAHIWPWYFAEEINPLCEELDLWRVGEMWDEGDTDFLMEFVDTGMNAFDFPLYSNIVTAFEEDDLTGLAQDGGNGVVYEDPDAAVTFAQNHDTAGPGVGPDSPEGEEMALANAFILSYPGTPHLFSTTIGADLDADTQRLIEVKNRLARGALIDRHVSEDTYLYEREENLLAGINVSRRRQTYTVETSWDEGTTLVDYTGHQPSVDVVEGGAVEVTVPARSWVMYTLGE; encoded by the coding sequence GTGATAGATCCCACTGATGACTCGCTGGCGGACGATCGAACGGGGAGACGCGAGTTTCTTCGCGGCGCAGCGGCCGCCTCGGCCGCGGCGTTCGGTGTGTCAACCGCTGGCTGTGCAACACCCGGAAGCGACTTCGGCGGTCCGGACGCCGTAGATATTCCCGATATCGAGGCGAGCGTCACGACCGACGCGGAGGGGGAGGGAGTCATCTACCAGTACTTTCACACGCCGTGGGCCGACGTCGAGGCGGACTTACCGATGCTCACGGAGGCGGGGATCGACGCCATCTGGCTCCCCCAGCCGGCGGTCGGCAAGCTCGACTTCCAGCATCTCGGGACCGAGGACCAGGAGGGGTTTTACGAACCGGAGCATCCCGACTTCGGCCACCTCGAACCACACCCCCCGCTTGGCTACCAGCCGGTCGATCTGCGCGATTTCGACTCGGTGTTCGGGACCGAGGCCGAACTCCAGTCGCTCGTCGATGCCGCCCACGAGCGTGGGATCGAGGTGATCGTCGACACCGTTCTGAACCACGTTGCGAACCCCGACCCCGCGCCCGCGGACCGGTGGGGCGACTCGGACGACCCGACGGAAACGACCCAGCTGGAGTGGCCCCAGTTCGAGGTGGAAGAGCACTTCACGGAGGTGCCGGCGTTCAACTATCGCGGCGAGATCGAAAACGAACAGTACGACGAGTCGTTGCTCGGACTGCCGAACCTCGACGTCTCCCATCCCGAGGTACAGGCGGCCCACGAGGCGTATCTGACCACGATCGCCGAGTTCGGGATCGACGGGATCCGCTTCGACGCTGCCGCACACATCTGGCCGTGGTACTTCGCCGAGGAGATCAATCCCCTCTGTGAGGAGCTGGACCTCTGGCGCGTCGGCGAGATGTGGGACGAGGGAGACACCGACTTCCTCATGGAGTTCGTCGACACGGGGATGAACGCCTTCGATTTCCCGCTGTACAGCAACATCGTCACCGCCTTCGAAGAGGACGACCTCACCGGCCTCGCACAGGACGGCGGCAACGGCGTCGTCTACGAGGATCCCGACGCCGCGGTCACGTTCGCCCAGAACCACGACACCGCCGGACCGGGTGTCGGCCCGGACAGCCCGGAAGGCGAGGAGATGGCCCTCGCGAACGCCTTCATTCTCTCCTATCCCGGCACTCCCCACCTGTTCAGCACGACGATCGGTGCCGATCTCGACGCCGACACCCAGCGACTCATCGAGGTCAAGAACCGACTCGCCCGCGGCGCGCTGATCGACCGACACGTCAGCGAGGACACCTACCTCTACGAGCGCGAGGAGAACCTGCTTGCGGGGATCAACGTCTCCCGACGTCGCCAGACGTACACGGTCGAGACGTCCTGGGACGAGGGGACGACGCTCGTGGACTACACTGGTCATCAGCCGAGCGTCGACGTCGTCGAGGGCGGGGCAGTCGAGGTAACCGTTCCGGCCCGGAGCTGGGTCATGTACACGCTGGGGGAGTGA
- a CDS encoding alpha-amylase family glycosyl hydrolase produces the protein MSSLFDPQTPVDSPHPGHPRFVQVGEPIHDSVFVIDADTNGLDVEVDIEHGGRDNLAPRLTDLSVDPDNYDPGEFEWSVVSTPADSDGDVLSFATDDTEIPRYDAGYDHAAEFEADVPGEYVLGLDAPDGHHELTLYAFPEGTDAPLPRIELDGEYDADAGEFRIESNAQLAPSSDADPDDVRVEFLADDRDALATEDIEIGADARTATVSLDALGDESARVHAAAYDGQVASAQDSIELDPDGDVYLPNRPPEWIDDAVMYQIFPRSWAGERGATTFETLIEGDEETGARGVEYLDELGVDVLWVTPVVPATSAQMDLPPGGPHGYGTLDYLGIAEDLVPEGYDDPVAAYADFVEACNDHGIAVLFDLVINHAGRWIDQFVDTIAEGDQSVEAGDSATVEAWNEDSKYFDWWDRVDSPRYDEDGTQIEAAPRATGFADLQWMPNINYENLAMREYILAVADFWSGEVGVDGFRCDVAYGVPHSFWKDVREVVRANNGEFLMLDETLPTDPKFSENEFDMHYDSYGFTYTSQNLLEDGEGLTENQQRMADQYDFSDDPSNPDRLVEDILTRRDHGIPDHSRVINAVENHDEQRLLNRTAVDLADPDHDAVTDEEWDEAAKGQRAAFAACITLPGLPMLYYGQERQISRYGEGRVSEPDDHRGRTDDGSVKAHADVRPGGRQRAFMNWNEYDEAHLAFYRTLIDLYHDLDVLGPDADVTLQSTDEDVDAVAFTREVGEEADVSGPETVLVVVNFESESVRIDLPEAVDTENLVAVDDGAADGQTVSVDTVGVFSLEQ, from the coding sequence ATGTCATCCTTGTTCGATCCACAGACGCCCGTCGACTCGCCCCATCCCGGACACCCCCGGTTTGTACAGGTCGGCGAGCCAATTCACGACTCAGTGTTCGTCATCGATGCCGACACGAACGGACTGGACGTCGAGGTCGACATCGAGCACGGCGGCCGCGATAACCTCGCGCCACGCCTGACCGATCTCTCGGTCGATCCCGACAACTACGACCCCGGGGAGTTCGAGTGGTCTGTCGTCTCGACGCCCGCCGACAGCGACGGCGATGTGCTTTCGTTTGCGACCGACGACACCGAAATCCCGCGCTACGACGCGGGCTACGACCACGCCGCGGAGTTCGAGGCCGACGTGCCCGGCGAGTACGTGCTCGGGCTCGACGCGCCGGATGGGCACCACGAGTTAACGCTGTACGCCTTCCCCGAGGGAACCGACGCTCCCCTCCCCCGGATCGAACTCGACGGCGAGTACGACGCCGATGCCGGGGAGTTCCGGATCGAATCGAACGCACAGCTCGCGCCGTCCAGCGACGCCGATCCCGACGACGTTCGGGTCGAGTTCCTCGCGGACGACCGGGACGCGCTGGCAACCGAAGACATCGAGATCGGTGCGGACGCCCGGACGGCAACAGTCTCGCTCGACGCACTGGGTGACGAGTCGGCCCGTGTCCACGCTGCCGCCTACGACGGCCAGGTGGCGAGCGCGCAGGACTCGATCGAACTGGATCCCGATGGCGACGTATACCTGCCGAACCGTCCACCCGAGTGGATCGACGACGCCGTCATGTATCAGATCTTCCCGCGGTCGTGGGCGGGCGAGCGCGGCGCAACGACCTTCGAGACGCTGATCGAGGGGGACGAAGAAACCGGCGCACGCGGCGTCGAGTATCTGGACGAACTGGGCGTCGATGTGCTCTGGGTGACCCCCGTCGTCCCCGCGACGAGCGCGCAGATGGATCTGCCACCGGGCGGCCCGCACGGCTACGGAACGCTCGATTATCTCGGGATCGCCGAGGATCTCGTTCCCGAGGGATACGACGATCCGGTCGCAGCCTACGCCGACTTCGTCGAGGCGTGTAACGACCACGGTATCGCCGTCCTCTTCGACCTCGTGATCAACCACGCGGGGCGCTGGATCGACCAGTTCGTCGACACTATTGCAGAGGGCGATCAATCTGTCGAAGCAGGCGACAGCGCCACGGTCGAGGCCTGGAACGAGGACTCGAAGTACTTCGACTGGTGGGACCGAGTGGACTCGCCCCGCTACGACGAGGACGGTACACAGATCGAGGCCGCCCCGCGGGCGACCGGCTTCGCCGACCTGCAGTGGATGCCAAACATCAACTACGAGAACCTCGCGATGCGCGAGTATATCCTCGCAGTCGCGGACTTCTGGTCGGGCGAAGTCGGTGTCGACGGCTTTCGCTGTGACGTGGCCTACGGCGTCCCTCACAGTTTCTGGAAGGACGTCCGGGAAGTCGTGCGGGCGAATAATGGCGAGTTCCTCATGCTTGACGAGACGCTCCCGACCGACCCGAAGTTCTCGGAAAACGAGTTCGACATGCACTACGACTCGTACGGGTTCACCTACACCTCCCAGAACCTGCTGGAAGACGGCGAAGGACTTACCGAGAACCAGCAGCGGATGGCCGACCAGTACGACTTCTCGGACGATCCGAGCAATCCCGACCGGCTCGTCGAGGACATCCTGACCCGGCGGGACCACGGCATCCCCGACCATTCGCGGGTCATCAACGCGGTCGAAAATCACGACGAACAACGGCTGCTCAACCGCACCGCAGTCGACCTTGCGGACCCCGACCACGACGCGGTTACCGACGAAGAGTGGGACGAGGCAGCGAAAGGGCAGCGCGCCGCTTTCGCCGCCTGCATCACTCTGCCCGGGCTTCCGATGCTCTACTACGGACAGGAACGCCAGATCAGCCGCTACGGCGAAGGGCGAGTCTCCGAACCGGACGACCACCGTGGCCGGACCGACGACGGGAGCGTCAAAGCCCACGCGGACGTCCGGCCGGGCGGTCGCCAGCGCGCCTTCATGAACTGGAACGAGTACGACGAGGCGCATCTGGCGTTCTACAGGACCCTGATTGACCTGTATCACGACCTCGACGTGCTCGGACCCGATGCCGACGTGACGCTCCAGTCGACTGACGAGGACGTCGATGCAGTGGCGTTCACGCGAGAGGTCGGTGAGGAAGCCGACGTGTCCGGACCCGAGACGGTGCTCGTCGTCGTGAACTTCGAATCCGAGTCGGTTCGGATCGACCTTCCGGAGGCCGTCGACACGGAGAACCTCGTCGCAGTCGACGACGGGGCTGCGGATGGTCAGACGGTCAGCGTCGATACCGTCGGCGTCTTCTCACTCGAACAGTAG
- a CDS encoding ABC1 kinase family protein, with product MVTLVNLRAYWRFLVVARQFLPLLLAYARDRNRFFLFGRGRSVDGKTRQRRAEHLLESLLTLGPTFIKLGQLLSTRPDILPPEYITVLSQLQDEVPPAEWADAKRVIEDELGPVDETFDEFDTDSISGASLGQVHLAEIDGQDVAVKIRRPNIESLVEADLRVINWSLPILMFFVGEARSFSLRNLSEEFAKTIREEMNYQREAAMLEEIKGNFADDSSVRIPSVIDSHSGPKVLTMEYVPGTKINDLDRLDEQGIDRTEIATTLQRAYLKMIIDDGVFHADPHPGNLAVQEDGTIVFYDFGMSGQVDPFVQEKVVDFYVAVANQDIDAILDVLIELGTLSPDADRAVMADALELAIADARGEDIETYRVQEIVGQIEDSIYEFPFRLPKNLALVLRVATVVEGVCVTLDPDFDFITIATDYLTEEGYREETARRYLSEAGEELQGTARSLLNVPPKAENALDRIERENFHLRADIEDSGNLLDRLAKRLVLGLVVAAGVLSVAVLYAFSTPEAAAVASVPTLVVGALLYRSFTKGRGIRARLQFTRQGMRERQGED from the coding sequence GTGGTGACACTGGTAAACCTCCGTGCCTACTGGCGGTTTTTGGTCGTCGCGAGACAGTTCCTTCCGCTCTTGCTGGCGTACGCCCGCGACCGGAACCGGTTCTTCCTGTTCGGTCGGGGCCGCTCGGTCGATGGGAAGACGCGCCAGCGACGTGCTGAGCACCTGCTGGAGTCGCTGTTGACACTCGGTCCGACCTTTATCAAACTCGGACAGTTGCTCTCGACTCGGCCGGATATTCTTCCACCGGAATACATCACGGTCCTCTCCCAGCTACAGGACGAAGTCCCACCAGCCGAGTGGGCCGACGCGAAACGTGTTATCGAGGACGAGCTCGGACCAGTCGACGAAACGTTCGACGAGTTCGACACCGACTCGATCAGTGGTGCGAGCCTCGGACAGGTCCATCTCGCCGAGATCGACGGACAGGACGTCGCGGTGAAGATCCGCCGACCGAACATCGAATCGCTGGTCGAGGCCGACCTGCGCGTGATCAACTGGTCGCTGCCGATCCTGATGTTCTTCGTCGGCGAGGCCCGGTCGTTCTCGCTACGAAACCTCTCCGAAGAGTTCGCCAAGACGATCCGCGAGGAGATGAACTACCAGCGCGAGGCGGCGATGCTCGAAGAGATCAAGGGTAACTTCGCCGACGACAGTTCCGTGCGGATCCCCTCGGTAATCGACTCTCATTCGGGACCCAAAGTGCTCACGATGGAATACGTTCCGGGGACGAAGATCAACGATCTCGATCGGCTCGACGAGCAGGGGATCGACCGGACCGAGATCGCAACGACCCTCCAGCGAGCCTATCTCAAGATGATCATCGACGACGGCGTCTTCCACGCCGATCCGCATCCCGGTAACCTCGCGGTACAGGAGGACGGCACCATCGTCTTCTACGACTTCGGAATGAGCGGGCAGGTCGACCCGTTCGTCCAGGAGAAAGTCGTCGATTTCTACGTCGCCGTGGCGAATCAGGACATCGACGCCATTCTCGATGTCCTGATCGAGCTCGGGACGCTCTCGCCCGACGCCGACCGAGCGGTGATGGCCGACGCGCTCGAACTGGCGATCGCCGACGCCCGCGGAGAGGATATCGAAACGTATCGCGTCCAGGAGATCGTCGGACAGATCGAGGACTCGATCTACGAGTTCCCCTTTCGCCTGCCAAAAAACCTCGCCCTCGTGCTCCGTGTCGCAACGGTAGTCGAGGGTGTCTGTGTCACGCTTGATCCGGACTTCGATTTCATCACGATCGCCACTGATTATCTCACCGAAGAGGGCTACCGCGAGGAGACCGCGCGTCGCTATCTCTCCGAGGCGGGCGAGGAGCTACAGGGTACTGCCCGATCCCTGTTGAACGTCCCGCCGAAAGCCGAGAACGCGCTCGACCGGATCGAGCGCGAGAACTTCCATCTGCGCGCCGATATCGAGGACTCGGGTAACCTGCTCGATCGACTGGCGAAACGGCTGGTGCTCGGATTAGTGGTCGCCGCTGGGGTGCTGTCGGTCGCCGTGCTGTACGCCTTCTCGACCCCGGAGGCTGCAGCGGTCGCGAGCGTTCCGACGCTGGTCGTCGGGGCGCTCCTCTACCGCTCCTTTACCAAGGGCCGCGGGATCCGCGCCCGCCTGCAGTTCACCCGGCAGGGGATGCGGGAACGGCAGGGCGAAGACTGA
- a CDS encoding Hsp20/alpha crystallin family protein, producing the protein MSALRDALRDLPDAVFADLLESEEEYLLVIDLPGVTADTLDLQVADGRLIIEARREKALPREFEYLREDRSLFLDAELPLPPDATGRDGSATIDRGVLELTLPKTTAEVETTIDINDE; encoded by the coding sequence ATGTCAGCGCTGCGCGATGCTCTGCGGGACCTGCCCGACGCCGTGTTCGCCGATCTCCTGGAGAGCGAGGAGGAGTATCTACTGGTGATCGATCTACCCGGCGTGACCGCGGACACACTCGATCTGCAGGTTGCCGACGGGCGACTGATCATCGAGGCCCGCCGAGAGAAAGCCTTGCCACGGGAGTTCGAGTATCTCCGTGAGGATCGGTCGCTGTTTCTTGACGCCGAACTGCCGCTTCCACCCGACGCGACGGGGCGGGATGGGTCGGCGACGATCGACCGGGGTGTGCTCGAACTCACGCTGCCGAAGACGACAGCCGAGGTCGAGACGACGATCGACATCAATGACGAGTAG
- a CDS encoding molybdopterin molybdotransferase MoeA, with product MSDTEPDRKQSGFKRRTPVEEARERLREATTRCVGTMELPLTRADERVLAESVNANRNVPHYRRAAMDGYAVRAADTFGASERSPELLRVTEREADPAPGEAVRVHTGSEVPESCDAVVMIEDVDEIGAELEVFDAVARGENVAPIGEDVEAGQALYEPGHRLRPSDLGLLKSLAVDEVEVYDQPTVGVIPTGEELVQHDPDPGEIIETNGLTVSRLVSRWGGRAEYRNVVTDDPESLRAAIQRDLTKDIVVTTGGSSVGERDLIPEVVDDLGEVLVHGVGLKPGHPVALGVVEETPVLMLPGYPVACIVNAVQFLRPAMHWVQGRSPPPHPTQQARLTRKIASEPGTRTFARVRTEQEGKELVAEPTRAKGSGVLSSVALADGWVVVPEAREGIPEGETVEVQRWEWSA from the coding sequence ATGAGCGATACCGAGCCCGACCGCAAACAGTCGGGCTTCAAACGCCGGACCCCGGTCGAGGAGGCCAGAGAGCGACTGCGCGAGGCGACGACCCGGTGCGTCGGGACGATGGAGCTCCCGCTCACGCGGGCCGACGAGCGCGTCCTTGCGGAGTCGGTAAACGCAAACCGAAACGTCCCACACTACCGCCGGGCGGCGATGGACGGCTACGCCGTGCGCGCCGCGGATACCTTCGGGGCGAGCGAGCGCTCGCCGGAGCTCCTGCGCGTTACAGAGAGAGAGGCCGATCCCGCGCCGGGCGAGGCCGTTCGCGTGCACACCGGTAGTGAGGTCCCCGAGAGCTGTGACGCCGTGGTGATGATCGAGGACGTCGACGAGATCGGTGCCGAGCTGGAAGTCTTCGACGCGGTCGCCAGAGGGGAAAACGTCGCGCCGATCGGCGAGGACGTCGAGGCTGGACAGGCGCTGTACGAGCCGGGTCACCGACTGCGACCCTCGGATCTCGGCCTGCTGAAATCCCTCGCCGTCGACGAGGTCGAGGTGTACGATCAGCCGACGGTGGGGGTGATCCCGACCGGCGAGGAACTCGTCCAGCACGACCCCGACCCCGGAGAGATCATCGAGACCAACGGGCTGACGGTCTCACGGCTGGTCTCGCGGTGGGGCGGGCGCGCGGAGTACCGCAACGTCGTCACCGACGACCCCGAGAGCCTGCGAGCCGCGATTCAGCGCGACCTGACAAAGGATATCGTAGTGACCACTGGCGGCTCCTCGGTGGGCGAACGGGATCTCATCCCGGAGGTCGTCGACGACCTGGGGGAGGTGCTGGTCCACGGCGTCGGCCTCAAGCCCGGCCACCCGGTGGCGCTCGGCGTTGTCGAGGAGACGCCCGTGCTCATGCTGCCTGGCTACCCGGTCGCATGTATCGTCAACGCCGTGCAGTTCCTGCGCCCCGCGATGCACTGGGTGCAGGGACGCTCGCCGCCGCCACATCCCACACAGCAGGCCCGGTTGACCCGCAAGATCGCCAGCGAGCCCGGCACCAGGACGTTCGCCCGCGTCCGGACCGAGCAGGAGGGCAAAGAGCTGGTCGCGGAACCGACCCGCGCGAAGGGATC